Proteins encoded together in one Telopea speciosissima isolate NSW1024214 ecotype Mountain lineage chromosome 4, Tspe_v1, whole genome shotgun sequence window:
- the LOC122659349 gene encoding uncharacterized protein DDB_G0287625-like: protein MAKIVQSQMKAIEGKIQDNKRSAPDDCKDNKRSRTELRQEKGDRPPGRGDHRSERSERASSLEFTPLNTTRSQILMQMQDRVLLKWPRPMLVGPENRSTNRYYLFHKDYGHDTEECYQLKREIENLVKVGSLDKYVKGRHNGRSGQGDRDRGQDWEREEPRREERRADRDRERDRTDERRDAPEPSGTKGAPILTILGGSGQESTRKAKAHARFMGVVEKPSKIANTETVISFSDADLEGASFKHEDALVVQVEIANRPVHRVLIDTGASVDVLSLEAYRQFGFGDDQLKPEATYLHGFSGATAPIRGTIELLVTFGEYLDR from the coding sequence atggccaaAATAGTACAGTCACAGATGAAGGCAATTGAAGGCAAAATCCAAGACaataagaggtcagcaccagatgactgcaaagataataaaagatcGAGAACTGAGCTACGACAAGAGAAAGGTGATCGACCACCAGGAAGGGGTGACCATCGATCAGaaagaagtgagagggcaagcagcctCGAGTTCACACCCCTTAACACCACCAGgtcacagatcctcatgcagatgcAAGACCGTGTCCTACTCAAATGGCCACGACCTATGTTGGTAGGACCTGAGAACCGTAGCACTAATAGGTactatctcttccacaaggactacgGGCATGACACGGAGGaatgctaccaactgaagagagaaatagagaaccTTGTGAAAGTCGGAAGCCTAGACAAGTACGTGAAGGGAAGGCACAATGgtcgttcgggccaaggagatcgagATCGAGGTCaagattgggagagagaagaacccaggagagaagaaaggagagcggaTCGAGATAGAGAAAGGGACCGCACTGACGAGAGAAGAGATGCACCAGAaccaagtggcaccaagggagcccccatcctcaccatacttggaggatcGGGGCAAGAGTCAACAAGGAAAGccaaagctcatgccaggttcatgggagtagtagagaagccaagcaaaatAGCAAAtaccgagacggtgatctccttctcggatgcagacttGGAAGGCGCAAGCTTTAAGCATGAGGACGCCCTGGTAGTGCaagtggagatagccaaccgccCAGTACACAGGGtgctgatagacacaggggcatctgtGGATGTACTCTCACTAGAAGCCTACCGCCAATTCGGGTTCGGAGATGATCAGCTCAAGCCAGAGgctacctacctccatggattctcgggcgccACAGCCCCCATTagaggcactatagagctacTCGTTACCTTTGGGGAATACCTCgataggtga